From Actinomyces slackii, a single genomic window includes:
- a CDS encoding DUF7926 domain-containing protein — translation MPTSTIVAARRSSRALPAMALAVILATLSIVAGSPLPAQAAPNSQIVVDRLSLEKVDANGISQPGVLNITEIAKLSFTWDASSADLSSGDSFTVGLPSEFNILVTTQTFPVQVEYPQGSGTMVEVGSCTTTSTAFTCTFSSKVDELKAEGFDGFKGSGFILLRAMSGTVTNTSSFNANGTARSVTLPAGSPIGVPGFREVGMTKNATLITATSTSMIWEVSFGSSYISRQLDVDGEPLALDGTTRQTITLTDTLGEGQAFSTDLSRWTFMMRNSAAEPNSRGVTLTNANGRDLTLAYGDFDLGVELNGREATITITGPFAASTNYRVIYPVTFTTEAGTPIPGASYSNTAGVDGTTTSASGVRNYVDAAGVTVEKAPGFGGFEVTKLVAGNAVASLRPGTTFDVTVNYVLPKAASEYPDWSAPGTLGADGVTGSTTFPVTVGKRNPYMGTFPQGTKVTLTEDVASADPAASGYSWGAPAFVVGGSGARTESASFVIADQASTAVSLTNTATIVMQGTFSVSKTVTGVEAGDKDFVFSYTCGSQTGSITAKGDGTAVEVGETFPVGTSCTITEDADAAAIEGYTLTPPQPQTITIDTADQAVAASFTNAYAPVPTPEPSPSPTPSPTPEPTEEPSPTPEPTEEPSPSPSPTEEPSPSPSPTEEPSPSPSPTEEPSPSPSPTEEPSPSPEPTEEPSPSPEPTEEPSPSPEPTEEPSLSPVPTGEPSASVEPTEAPSPSPEPSEPTPTPEATSTSGGAARTPASAVPAGPGAPTASSSPMPGASLARTGAQAAGIGAAALIAALAGALLLARARRSQA, via the coding sequence ATTGTCGCGGGCTCCCCTCTACCGGCTCAGGCCGCGCCGAATTCTCAGATAGTCGTGGATCGCCTCTCCCTGGAGAAGGTGGATGCCAACGGCATCTCCCAGCCGGGCGTCCTCAATATCACCGAAATCGCCAAGCTGAGCTTCACCTGGGACGCCTCCTCGGCTGATCTGAGCTCCGGCGACTCCTTCACCGTGGGGCTTCCCAGCGAGTTCAATATCCTGGTCACCACCCAGACCTTCCCCGTGCAGGTCGAGTACCCCCAGGGCTCGGGCACGATGGTCGAGGTGGGGTCGTGCACCACGACGTCCACCGCCTTCACCTGCACCTTCAGCAGCAAGGTCGATGAGCTCAAGGCCGAGGGCTTCGACGGCTTCAAGGGCTCGGGCTTCATCCTGCTCAGGGCCATGTCGGGAACGGTCACCAACACCTCCAGCTTCAACGCCAACGGCACCGCCCGGTCCGTCACCCTGCCTGCCGGCAGTCCCATCGGCGTCCCTGGCTTCCGTGAGGTCGGGATGACGAAGAACGCCACTCTCATCACCGCAACCTCGACGTCGATGATCTGGGAGGTCTCCTTCGGCTCGAGCTACATCAGCCGGCAGCTCGACGTCGACGGCGAGCCGCTCGCCCTGGACGGCACCACCCGCCAGACCATCACCCTGACTGACACGCTGGGCGAGGGACAGGCCTTCTCCACCGACCTGTCGCGCTGGACCTTCATGATGCGCAACAGCGCGGCCGAGCCGAACTCCAGGGGCGTGACCCTGACCAATGCCAATGGGCGGGACCTCACGCTGGCCTACGGCGACTTCGACCTGGGCGTCGAGCTCAATGGCCGGGAGGCGACCATCACGATCACCGGTCCTTTTGCCGCCTCGACCAACTACCGGGTCATCTACCCGGTCACCTTCACCACCGAGGCCGGGACCCCGATCCCCGGCGCCAGCTACTCGAACACCGCGGGCGTCGACGGCACGACGACGTCGGCCTCCGGGGTGCGCAACTATGTGGATGCGGCCGGGGTGACGGTGGAGAAGGCCCCTGGGTTCGGCGGTTTCGAGGTCACCAAGCTGGTGGCCGGCAACGCCGTCGCCAGCCTGAGGCCCGGCACCACCTTCGATGTCACGGTGAACTATGTGCTGCCCAAGGCGGCCTCCGAATACCCCGACTGGTCGGCACCGGGCACTCTGGGGGCCGATGGCGTGACCGGCTCGACCACCTTCCCCGTCACCGTGGGCAAGAGGAATCCCTACATGGGGACCTTCCCCCAGGGCACCAAGGTGACGCTGACCGAGGATGTGGCCTCAGCCGATCCCGCCGCCAGCGGGTACTCCTGGGGCGCCCCGGCCTTCGTCGTGGGCGGCAGTGGCGCGCGGACTGAGAGCGCCAGTTTTGTCATCGCCGACCAGGCCTCCACCGCGGTGAGCCTGACCAATACCGCGACGATCGTCATGCAGGGAACCTTCTCCGTGTCCAAGACGGTCACCGGTGTTGAGGCTGGGGACAAGGACTTCGTCTTCTCCTACACCTGTGGTTCGCAGACCGGCTCCATCACCGCCAAGGGCGATGGCACGGCCGTCGAGGTCGGCGAGACCTTCCCGGTGGGCACCTCCTGCACGATCACCGAGGATGCCGACGCGGCCGCGATCGAGGGCTACACCCTCACCCCGCCCCAGCCGCAGACGATCACCATCGACACCGCTGACCAGGCGGTGGCCGCGAGCTTCACCAACGCCTACGCCCCGGTTCCCACTCCGGAGCCGAGCCCGTCCCCGACGCCGAGCCCGACGCCGGAGCCCACTGAGGAGCCGAGCCCGACGCCGGAGCCCACTGAGGAGCCCAGCCCCTCGCCGTCGCCGACCGAGGAGCCCAGCCCCTCGCCGTCGCCGACCGAGGAGCCCAGCCCGTCGCCGTCGCCGACCGAGGAGCCCAGCCCCTCGCCGTCGCCGACCGAGGAGCCCAGCCCGTCGCCGGAGCCGACCGAGGAGCCCAGCCCGTCGCCGGAGCCGACCGAGGAGCCCAGCCCGTCGCCGGAGCCGACCGAGGAGCCCAGCCTGTCCCCGGTGCCCACCGGGGAGCCCTCCGCGTCCGTGGAGCCCACCGAGGCGCCGAGCCCGTCGCCCGAGCCCTCAGAGCCGACTCCCACTCCTGAGGCCACCTCCACCTCAGGGGGCGCCGCGAGGACTCCGGCCTCGGCTGTGCCCGCTGGGCCTGGCGCGCCCACGGCGTCGTCGTCGCCGATGCCGGGCGCCTCGCTGGCCCGCACGGGCGCCCAGGCGGCTGGGATCGGTGCCGCGGCTCTCATCGCCGCGCTGGCTGGAGCACTCCTCCTGGCCCGCGCCAGGCGCTCGCAGGCCTGA